In Campylobacter showae, the genomic stretch AAAAAATTAAGCTAAAATTTATTGACAAACTATGTTTTTTTGCCTATAATACGACTTCTTTTAAAACGTTCCGGATTAGCTCAGCGGTAGAGTAGTCGGCTGTTAACCGATTGGTCGCTGGTTCGAATCCAGCATCCGGAGCCATTTTACTATCAAATCCATTCAAAATCCAAATTTTAAAATATTTTCAGCAGTTTTCCAATCTTTATTTAATATTCTAAAATATTTTCAGAACAATTTATTTCACTATCAAATATTTTACAAGCCAAAATTCTATCAAATAATTTTTTCTCACTATATTATTTCTATTGTATTATTTGCAAATAATATAAAAAATCTTGACATTTTCTATCTTACTTGATATACTTCGCCTAGTATTATCTACAAGTAATACATAAAAGGCTTTATAATGATAAATTTAAACAAAATAGCCGAAATAAAAACTGGCTTAGTGTTAAGTAGAAAAAAGGCCGAGGCACATAGTCCGTCCGAGCACTCGTATAAAATCGTATCGCTAAAGTCGTTTGCAGAAGATACATATTACGACGACGCTTTTGCTGATGAATTTATATCGAGCGAGCAAATAAACGAAGATTATAAAGTGAGCCGAGGCGATATCTTGCTACGGCTTAGGGAGCCAAATTTTGCCGTTTACATAGACAAGGATTATAGTGACCTTGTCTATACGTCTTTGATGGTTCGCATAAGGGTTAGCAGCGATAAATTTGATCCGCATTTTGTGGCGCATTATCTAAATAGCAGCGCCGTTAAAAAAGCTCTTGCACCCGATGTTTCAGGCACTACTATAGCGATGATAAGCGTCGCAAGCATAAACAACATAAAAATACCGACGCTAAATTTGCAAACTCAAAACAAGATAGTAAAATACCTAAATTTAGTCCGCCAAGAGAGCGAAATTTTACAAATTTTGATGGCAGCAAAGCAAAAATACAACAAAAGCATATTTGAAAATTTGATAAAAAAAGAGGAGAACTAAAATGCAAAAGACCACACAAGAGACCATAAACAACGTAGTTTGGAAAGCCTGCGACACATTTCGCGGCACGATGGACGGAAGCGATTATAAAGACTATGTTTTAACTATGCTTTTCGTTAAATACCTATCTGATTTTTACAAAGAAAAGCTCGAGCAGCTCAGAGCAGAGTACGGCGACA encodes the following:
- a CDS encoding restriction endonuclease subunit S, with amino-acid sequence MINLNKIAEIKTGLVLSRKKAEAHSPSEHSYKIVSLKSFAEDTYYDDAFADEFISSEQINEDYKVSRGDILLRLREPNFAVYIDKDYSDLVYTSLMVRIRVSSDKFDPHFVAHYLNSSAVKKALAPDVSGTTIAMISVASINNIKIPTLNLQTQNKIVKYLNLVRQESEILQILMAAKQKYNKSIFENLIKKEEN